From Xiphophorus hellerii strain 12219 chromosome 9, Xiphophorus_hellerii-4.1, whole genome shotgun sequence, a single genomic window includes:
- the LOC116725438 gene encoding tripartite motif-containing protein 16-like, with amino-acid sequence MSVPKEPPAVKRPETREDDDIGPKEPKGKDEQGKDFPKTTQTAKPAFNPLTLIKEDFNQIKEEMKKMFKDKDSDPKPSQSAEKSSGPLTLLKEELSNVFRFGPSRDRENKNVEKKEDSRNNPRTKASRGERPDETPKSLFRRENPLLKTAQTNQAKKSKADLEINPTKQNKETENTQKSNDPINCLDKTRVSQMTGCGSEKRPEKTKTPKPQSEKLFASTAAPEKSLSRIWENEEKEENEPLEKVLSSEVSLIPLRTNLSHQPTEDFWSLKNSAIYLTFDPNTANSELRLADGNRKASRDWLTVQRAEHPERFEQCPQVLCREGLLDPAYWEVSWSGGADIGVTYNNISRDGDTASCLLGHNQRSWSLECSDGFYTPCHNNKRFQSCSPEPFSNRVGVYLNCPEGMLSFFCVSKDAMVHLHTFTCTFTEPLYPGFWVWASDGSVTLCQVELCWERLLK; translated from the exons ATGAGTGTTCCTAAAGAACCGCCAGCAGTGAAGCGGCCTGAAACACGGGAGGATGACGACATCGGGCCAAAGGAGCCGAAAGGTAAAGATGAGCAGGGAAAGGATTTCCCTAAAACGACTCAAACAGCAAAACCAGCGTTCAATCCTCTGACTCTCATCAAAGAGGACTTCAACcagattaaagaggaaatgaagaaaatgttcaaggacAAAGACTCGGATCCCAAACCGAGCCAATCAGCGGAGAAGAGTAGCGGCCCTCTGACACTCCTGAAAGAGGAACTCTCCAACGTTTTCAGGTTTGGTCCTTCGAGAGATCGAGAGAACAAGAACGTGGAAAAGAAGGAAGATTCCAGGAACAACCCCAGGACAAAAGCCTCAAGAGGAGAGAGACCAGATGAAACGCCAAAGAGTCTGTTCAGGAGGGAGAACCCTCTCCTGAAGACGGCTCAAACAAATCAGGCTAAAAAGAGCAAAGCAGACTTAGaaataaatccaacaaaacaaaacaaggaaactgaaaacacacagaaatctAACGACCCGATAAACTGTCTGGATAAAACCAGGGTCAGTCAGATGACTGGTTGTGGTTCAGAGAAGAGACCCGAGAAGACAAAGACTCCAAAACCACAAAGTGAGAAGCTGTTTGCATCAACAGCAG CTCCTGAAAAAAGTCTGTCTAGAATCTGGGAGAacgaagaaaaagaagaaaatgaacctTTAGAAAAGGTTCTGTCCTCTGAAGTCAGTTTAATCCCTCTAAGAACCAACCTGAG TCATCAGCCAACAGAAGACTTCTGGTCTCTGAAAAACT CTGCGATttatctgacctttgaccccaacACGGCCAACTCAGAGCTTCGCTTAGCTGACGGCAACCGAAAGGCAAGTCGAGACTGGCTGACAGTTCAGCGTGCGGAGCACCCGGAGCGATTCGAGCAATGCCCCCAGGTTCTGTGCAGAGAGGGGCTGCTGGACCCGGCTTACTGGGAGGTATCATGGAGCGGCGGCGCCGACATCGGCGTTACTTACAACAACATCTCCAGAGATGGAGACACGGCGAGCTGCCTGCTGGGTCACAACCAGCGGTCCTGGAGTCTGGAGTGCTCAGACGGGTTCTACACGCCGTGCCACAACAACAAGAGATTCCAGTCCTGCTCACCTGAACCCTTCAGCAACAGGGTCGGCGTTTACCTCAACTGCCCAGAGGGGATGCTCTCGTTTTTCTGCGTTTCCAAGGATGCGATGGTTCACCTGCACACCTTCACCTGCACCTTCACGGAGCCGCTGTACCCCGGGTTCTGGGTGTGGGCCAGCGACGGCTCGGTGACTCTGTGTCAGGTGGAGCTGTGCTGGGAACGTCTTCTGAAATGA